One Halarcobacter ebronensis genomic window carries:
- a CDS encoding ABC transporter permease — translation MKIFNKLTISSVLLTLLISIPALILISNIFVSSKNWQHLVDTVLFTYIYNSLYIMVGVAILTSLLGFTTAYITTFYSFKGSKFFHYALILPFAIPTYIMSYIYGGMFDITGSVTTFILDFMGKSFDEVNFFDIMSIEGAIIIMSLVLYPYVYLISKTYLKAESSSIIDASRTMGLTNFQIFYKVIIPISRPAIVAGVILAVMEAVADFGVMDYYGVSTFVTGIFRTWLGMGSVEDASKLASLLMLFIFLLIFAERFQRRNKQYNSSGKDFKPIIKQKLKGLKAFLAFLVCFIPFFLGFLLPFSQMSYWFYISYEEIIDEDFLTILFQTLSLGVFSSILITILAFVITYNVRVHKNKIAENLVQISKLGYSIPGAVVAVGILSFFSIIDRNLDILLSGTIVAIIFGYVVRFIAISINNYESGFSKIPKTYDDACKTMQIGSFQTFFKMVFPLIRGSIMVSFIIVFIEVMKELPLTMILRPFNFDTLPVLSHELVNQSQIIESSVPAMFIVAFGIISVLILAKKMVKD, via the coding sequence TTGAAGATATTTAATAAATTAACAATAAGTAGTGTTCTTTTAACGCTACTTATCTCTATTCCTGCGCTTATTTTAATCTCAAATATATTTGTAAGCAGCAAAAATTGGCAACATCTAGTTGATACTGTACTTTTTACATATATTTACAACTCTTTATATATAATGGTAGGAGTTGCTATTTTAACCTCTCTTTTGGGATTTACAACAGCTTATATTACAACTTTTTACAGCTTCAAAGGTTCAAAGTTTTTCCATTATGCTTTAATCCTTCCTTTTGCAATTCCGACATATATAATGTCATATATTTATGGAGGAATGTTTGATATAACAGGAAGTGTTACAACTTTTATTTTAGATTTTATGGGTAAATCTTTTGATGAAGTAAATTTCTTTGATATTATGTCAATAGAGGGCGCTATTATAATTATGTCTTTGGTTTTATACCCTTATGTGTATCTGATCTCTAAAACATATCTAAAAGCAGAATCTTCATCTATTATTGATGCTTCAAGAACAATGGGACTTACAAATTTTCAAATCTTTTATAAGGTAATAATTCCTATTTCAAGACCAGCAATTGTTGCAGGAGTGATTTTGGCAGTAATGGAAGCTGTTGCAGATTTTGGAGTTATGGATTATTATGGAGTATCAACATTTGTAACTGGTATTTTTAGAACTTGGCTTGGAATGGGAAGTGTGGAAGATGCTTCAAAACTTGCCTCACTTTTAATGCTTTTCATTTTTTTACTTATTTTTGCTGAGAGATTTCAGCGAAGAAATAAACAGTATAACAGTAGTGGAAAAGATTTTAAACCAATTATAAAACAAAAACTAAAAGGTTTAAAAGCCTTTTTAGCTTTTCTTGTATGTTTTATTCCTTTCTTTTTAGGGTTTTTACTCCCTTTTTCTCAAATGAGTTATTGGTTTTATATCTCTTATGAAGAGATTATTGATGAAGATTTTTTAACAATACTTTTTCAAACTCTTTCACTAGGAGTATTTAGTTCTATATTAATAACAATATTGGCATTTGTAATTACATACAATGTAAGAGTTCATAAAAATAAAATAGCTGAAAATCTAGTACAAATCTCAAAACTTGGATACTCAATTCCAGGAGCAGTTGTGGCTGTTGGGATTTTGAGTTTTTTTAGTATTATAGATAGAAATTTGGACATTTTACTAAGTGGAACAATAGTTGCCATAATCTTTGGTTATGTGGTTAGATTTATTGCAATCTCAATAAATAATTATGAGTCAGGATTTAGTAAAATTCCAAAAACCTATGATGATGCTTGTAAAACTATGCAAATAGGAAGTTTTCAAACCTTTTTTAAGATGGTTTTCCCTCTTATTAGAGGTTCAATTATGGTAAGTTTTATTATTGTTTTTATTGAAGTTATGAAAGAGTTGCCTTTAACAATGATATTAAGACCTTTTAATTTTGACACTCTTCCTGTTTTATCCCATGAGCTTGTAAATCAATCTCAGATAATAGAGTCTAGTGTTCCAGCAATGTTTATAGTTGCCTTTGGAATTATTTCAGTTTTGATTTTGGCAAAAAAAATGGTTAAGGATTAG
- the miaB gene encoding tRNA (N6-isopentenyl adenosine(37)-C2)-methylthiotransferase MiaB, with translation MSKQEEKKLFIQTLGCQMNDTDSQHIIAELKEHKNYTTTDNIEDADLIIINTCSVREKPVSKLFSEIGQFNVKKKDGAKIGVCGCTASHLGNDIIKRAPYVDFVLGARNISKIKDVIEKKGAVEIDIDYDDSTYQFAQNSNNLYKTSVNISIGCDKECTYCIVPATRGDEISIPPEMIIEQIKKDVLRGAKEVTLLGQNVNSYGRRFSDKREKYSFTKLLQDVSKIEKVERIRFTSPHPLHMDDEFIEEFAKNPKISKCIHMPLQSGSTKILKAMKRGYTKEWFLNRAKKIREMVPDVRITTDIIVAFPGETQEDFEDTIDVIKQVKFDQIFNFKYSPRPNTAALELKDIEVADEIGSKRLIEVIELHKEHQSELMDSNIGKVVTVLFDSLKPNGEVAGFTDNYCQVFVKGSDELLGQLVDVKVTEATRTALKGEVINR, from the coding sequence ATGAGTAAACAAGAAGAAAAAAAGCTATTTATACAAACCCTTGGCTGTCAAATGAACGACACAGACAGCCAACATATTATTGCAGAACTTAAAGAGCATAAAAACTACACCACAACAGATAATATAGAGGATGCAGATTTGATAATTATCAATACCTGCTCTGTTAGAGAAAAACCTGTTTCAAAACTCTTTTCAGAGATTGGTCAGTTTAATGTTAAGAAAAAAGATGGTGCAAAAATAGGTGTATGTGGATGTACTGCAAGTCATTTGGGAAACGATATTATAAAAAGAGCGCCTTATGTTGATTTTGTACTTGGAGCTAGAAATATCTCTAAAATAAAAGATGTTATAGAAAAAAAAGGTGCAGTTGAGATTGATATAGATTATGATGATTCAACTTACCAATTTGCACAAAACTCAAATAACTTGTATAAAACATCAGTTAACATCTCAATTGGTTGTGATAAGGAGTGTACATATTGTATTGTTCCTGCAACAAGAGGAGATGAAATCTCTATTCCTCCTGAAATGATAATTGAACAGATAAAAAAAGATGTTTTAAGAGGAGCTAAAGAGGTAACTTTACTTGGGCAAAATGTAAACTCTTATGGAAGAAGATTTAGCGACAAAAGAGAGAAATACTCTTTTACAAAACTTTTGCAAGATGTTTCAAAAATTGAGAAAGTTGAGAGAATTAGATTTACTTCTCCTCACCCTCTTCATATGGATGATGAGTTTATAGAGGAGTTTGCAAAAAATCCTAAAATCTCTAAGTGTATTCATATGCCACTACAAAGTGGTTCTACAAAAATTCTAAAAGCTATGAAAAGAGGATACACAAAAGAGTGGTTTTTAAATAGGGCTAAAAAGATAAGAGAGATGGTTCCTGATGTTAGAATTACAACAGATATTATTGTTGCTTTCCCAGGTGAAACCCAAGAGGATTTTGAAGATACAATTGATGTAATCAAGCAAGTAAAATTTGATCAAATCTTTAATTTCAAATACTCTCCTAGACCAAATACAGCAGCATTAGAGTTAAAAGATATAGAAGTAGCTGATGAGATAGGAAGCAAAAGACTTATAGAGGTAATTGAGCTTCATAAAGAGCACCAAAGCGAACTTATGGACTCAAATATTGGAAAAGTTGTAACTGTACTTTTTGATTCACTAAAACCAAATGGTGAAGTTGCAGGATTTACTGATAACTATTGCCAAGTTTTTGTAAAAGGAAGTGATGAACTTTTAGGTCAACTTGTTGATGTAAAAGTTACAGAAGCAACAAGAACAGCACTAAAAGGTGAAGTGATAAATAGATGA
- a CDS encoding MFS transporter, whose product MSKKNRFSVMPISSLFFSVTFLAIGYGMVLTYIGVYLKGNGINDIAIGLINSSFFLGAILSSIFSQSIISKVGHIRSYANFAALMVTTFLLQYLFFNEFLWGFLRFVAGFCYFSILIIIESWLNEKATSEIRGKVLAIYEIIFYLSIALGQLFLTMDNLSSTIFVLGSVLVLVSIPFIALTKIKEPELLPFERYSLPKIYKIVPLATTTSFIGGIFIGSFFTMAPVYVLAKFQSVEVVSYFMLIGILGGLIAEWPVGIVSDKYGRRKIIAIVSFITAISSSLFLFIGLNTTLLYICSFLLGLTIFSLYPLSLARANDVLDEDADILEISRTLLFTYGLGSFVAPIIVGFLFKFYDNSMFVLYSVVGIYLTFYSLSKKRVADDELSTFVNVPITSGANIADLDPRTDREAR is encoded by the coding sequence ATGTCAAAAAAAAATAGATTTTCTGTTATGCCCATATCATCTCTATTTTTTTCAGTAACCTTTTTGGCTATTGGTTACGGTATGGTGCTAACATATATTGGTGTATATTTAAAAGGCAACGGAATAAATGATATTGCCATTGGTCTTATTAACTCATCATTTTTTCTTGGGGCTATTTTATCATCTATTTTTAGTCAAAGTATAATTTCAAAAGTTGGGCATATAAGAAGTTATGCAAATTTTGCAGCTCTTATGGTAACTACATTTTTACTTCAATATCTATTTTTCAATGAATTTTTATGGGGATTTCTTAGATTTGTAGCTGGATTTTGTTATTTTAGTATCTTAATCATAATAGAGAGTTGGTTAAATGAAAAAGCTACTTCAGAAATCAGGGGAAAAGTGCTTGCAATATATGAGATTATTTTCTATTTATCAATTGCATTAGGGCAACTATTTCTAACAATGGATAATTTAAGTAGCACTATTTTTGTTTTAGGTTCTGTTTTAGTTTTAGTTTCAATCCCTTTTATTGCTTTAACAAAAATCAAAGAGCCAGAACTGCTCCCTTTTGAGAGATATTCATTACCAAAAATATATAAAATAGTACCTCTTGCTACAACAACAAGTTTTATTGGAGGGATATTTATTGGTTCATTTTTTACAATGGCTCCCGTATATGTTTTAGCAAAATTTCAATCTGTAGAAGTTGTCTCTTATTTTATGTTAATTGGTATTTTAGGAGGTCTTATTGCAGAATGGCCAGTTGGTATTGTTTCAGATAAATATGGAAGAAGAAAGATTATTGCAATAGTCTCATTTATTACTGCAATTAGTTCCTCTTTGTTTTTATTTATAGGTTTAAATACAACTTTATTATACATTTGTTCTTTTCTATTGGGACTTACTATATTTTCACTATATCCTCTAAGCTTAGCAAGAGCAAATGATGTTTTAGATGAAGATGCTGATATTTTAGAGATAAGTAGAACTCTACTCTTTACTTATGGATTAGGTTCTTTTGTAGCTCCAATTATTGTTGGATTCTTATTTAAATTTTATGACAACTCTATGTTTGTATTGTATTCTGTTGTAGGAATATATTTAACTTTTTATTCTTTATCTAAAAAAAGAGTTGCCGATGATGAACTAAGTACCTTTGTAAATGTTCCTATAACTTCTGGGGCAAATATAGCTGATCTTGACCCAAGAACAGATAGGGAAGCAAGATAA
- the nusA gene encoding transcription termination factor NusA gives MDKIIDILDSIAYEKGLKIDDVENSLKEALIKTAEKMVDSTLRFDAEIDRPNKKLELFQKIEVVKNDDVRLKEDGVDNYGNIISKENYISIEEAKKIDESLEIGDFVNYDLEFENMGRNAATILHSNFEYRIQRFLEESLLNKYKNKIGKTISGSVTRIDRAENTFVEIGEVKGMLPRKSRIKGESFRVGDTVKAVVKSVNIDKTNGLIVEISRTSPKFLESLLKSEVPELKDEIISIEASARIPGTRAKIALISTDSNIDPIGSVVGVKGVRIGAVSKQLNGENIDCVEFSTIPEMFIARALSPAIITSVKIEKYAEGNEKGKALVTIPADQKSKAIGKSGLNIRLASMLTKYDIELKEVGGETISSTETDSQKEEKNHDTASLEALFK, from the coding sequence ATGGATAAGATTATAGATATATTGGATTCTATTGCCTATGAAAAAGGCTTAAAAATTGATGATGTTGAAAACTCTTTAAAAGAGGCATTAATCAAGACTGCGGAAAAGATGGTTGATTCAACTTTGAGATTTGATGCAGAAATAGATAGACCAAATAAAAAATTAGAACTTTTTCAAAAAATTGAAGTTGTTAAAAACGATGATGTGAGATTAAAAGAAGATGGTGTTGATAATTATGGGAATATCATCAGTAAAGAGAATTACATCTCAATAGAAGAAGCAAAAAAAATTGATGAAAGCTTAGAGATTGGTGATTTTGTAAACTATGACTTAGAGTTTGAAAATATGGGAAGAAATGCAGCAACAATTCTTCACAGCAATTTTGAATATAGAATACAAAGATTTCTAGAAGAGTCTCTTCTAAATAAATATAAAAATAAAATTGGAAAAACTATAAGCGGAAGTGTTACTAGAATAGATAGAGCAGAAAATACTTTCGTAGAGATTGGTGAAGTTAAAGGGATGTTACCAAGAAAGAGTAGAATTAAAGGTGAATCTTTTAGAGTTGGTGATACAGTTAAAGCTGTTGTTAAAAGTGTAAATATAGATAAAACAAATGGACTTATTGTTGAGATTTCAAGAACAAGTCCAAAATTTTTAGAATCACTTTTAAAATCTGAAGTTCCTGAACTAAAAGATGAGATTATCTCTATTGAAGCTAGTGCTAGAATTCCAGGTACTAGAGCAAAAATTGCACTTATCTCAACTGATTCTAATATTGACCCTATTGGTTCTGTTGTAGGTGTAAAAGGTGTTAGAATAGGTGCAGTATCAAAACAGTTAAATGGAGAAAACATTGACTGCGTTGAGTTCTCAACTATTCCAGAAATGTTCATAGCAAGAGCACTTAGCCCAGCAATTATTACAAGTGTAAAAATTGAAAAATATGCAGAAGGAAATGAAAAAGGAAAAGCTTTAGTTACAATCCCTGCTGATCAAAAATCAAAAGCAATTGGAAAATCTGGTTTAAATATTAGACTTGCATCAATGCTTACAAAATATGATATAGAGCTAAAAGAGGTTGGCGGTGAGACTATTTCTTCAACAGAAACAGATTCTCAAAAAGAAGAGAAAAATCATGATACAGCATCACTAGAGGCACTATTTAAGTAA
- the cysS gene encoding cysteine--tRNA ligase codes for MKKLTIFDSVKKEKVLFEAIESPDVKVYICGPTVYDDSHLGHARSAISFDLLHRVLKANGYNVIMTKNFTDIDDKIIKKMHETNRSLEEITSEYINAYKKDMSTLNILPNSLEPKATQNLEYMIEMIENLMEKDIAYKISDGVYFDVSKDEIYGSLSHRASDENSIARVESNTQKRNPSDFALWKFEKANDVAYESPFGKGRPGWHIECSAMIKKHLAYKDKEYQIDIHGGGADLLFPHHENEAAQTRCSSNQNLAKYWMHNGFVTIDGEKMSKSLGNSFFLKDILKSYSGEVVRFYLLTAQYRANFNFNEEDLIASKKRLDKLYRVKKRVYGLEASSVNSEFKTSLLESLNDDLNTPKAISIIDEYINKANETLDKEPKNKNLKKELVATFNFISDILGIGFEDAYKYFQFGIGEDEIKEIENLIEKRTQAKSNKDFETADKIREEISSKGVSIMDTPNGVVWERV; via the coding sequence ATGAAAAAATTAACAATATTTGACTCTGTAAAAAAAGAGAAAGTTCTATTTGAAGCAATTGAAAGCCCGGATGTAAAAGTTTATATCTGTGGACCTACAGTTTATGATGATTCACACTTAGGACATGCAAGAAGTGCTATCTCTTTTGATCTACTTCACAGAGTCTTAAAAGCAAATGGTTATAATGTAATAATGACCAAAAACTTTACAGATATCGATGATAAGATTATTAAAAAAATGCACGAGACAAATAGAAGTTTGGAAGAGATTACAAGTGAATATATTAATGCATATAAAAAAGATATGTCGACTTTAAATATCTTGCCAAATTCCCTTGAACCAAAAGCTACACAAAATCTTGAATATATGATTGAAATGATTGAAAATCTAATGGAAAAAGATATTGCTTATAAAATAAGTGACGGTGTATATTTTGATGTTTCAAAAGATGAAATTTATGGTTCACTTTCACACAGAGCAAGTGATGAAAACTCTATTGCTAGAGTTGAATCAAATACTCAAAAAAGAAATCCAAGTGATTTTGCCCTTTGGAAATTTGAAAAAGCAAATGATGTAGCCTATGAGTCACCTTTTGGTAAAGGAAGACCTGGATGGCACATTGAGTGTAGTGCAATGATAAAAAAACATTTGGCATACAAAGATAAAGAGTACCAAATTGATATTCATGGTGGAGGGGCAGATTTGCTTTTCCCTCACCATGAGAATGAAGCAGCACAAACTAGATGCTCTTCAAACCAAAATTTAGCTAAATATTGGATGCATAATGGTTTTGTAACGATTGATGGAGAGAAGATGAGTAAATCTTTAGGAAACTCATTTTTCCTAAAAGATATACTAAAATCATATAGTGGTGAAGTTGTAAGATTTTATCTTTTAACAGCCCAATATAGAGCAAACTTTAACTTTAATGAAGAGGATTTAATCGCTTCTAAAAAAAGACTTGACAAACTATATAGAGTGAAAAAAAGGGTTTATGGTTTAGAAGCAAGTAGTGTAAACAGTGAGTTTAAAACTTCACTTTTAGAATCTTTAAATGATGATTTAAATACACCAAAAGCGATCTCTATAATAGATGAGTATATAAACAAAGCAAATGAGACTTTAGATAAAGAACCAAAAAATAAAAACTTAAAAAAAGAGTTAGTTGCTACGTTTAATTTTATTAGTGATATTTTAGGTATTGGTTTTGAAGATGCCTATAAATATTTCCAATTTGGAATAGGTGAAGATGAGATTAAAGAGATTGAAAATCTAATTGAAAAAAGAACTCAAGCAAAAAGCAATAAAGATTTTGAAACTGCCGATAAAATAAGGGAAGAGATTAGCTCTAAAGGTGTTTCAATAATGGATACACCAAATGGTGTAGTATGGGAGAGAGTTTAA
- a CDS encoding Fe(3+) ABC transporter substrate-binding protein, with the protein MKLILGFFLIFSALFASEEVNVYSHRHYDTDKQLFKMFEEKTGIKVNVVKADANALIKRLTSEGDKSPADVLITVDAGRLYQAKELNLLQAIKSDYLINNIPENLRDEDNEWFALTKRVRAFVVPKDSGLENKIKTYEDLIKPEFKKMIMTRSSSHIYNQSMLAAVIAHHGKEYALKWAKGVVNNMKRAPRGDDRYQVKAVGNGIGKIGIVNTYYVGQMTGSKDLSEKEAVQNVKVIFPVFENGGTHINVSGAGVTKYAPHKENAIKFIEFLASPEAQELFANDNFEYPVVKGMKVNSVVASWGEFTDDKISVNTLGKYNADAVKIFDEAGWK; encoded by the coding sequence ATGAAATTAATTTTAGGATTTTTTTTGATATTCTCTGCACTTTTTGCAAGTGAAGAGGTAAATGTTTATTCCCACAGACATTATGATACAGATAAACAACTTTTTAAAATGTTTGAAGAAAAAACGGGAATAAAAGTAAATGTAGTTAAAGCTGACGCAAATGCTTTAATAAAAAGATTAACAAGTGAAGGTGATAAATCTCCTGCTGATGTATTAATAACTGTTGATGCTGGTAGATTATACCAAGCAAAAGAGCTAAATCTTTTACAGGCAATTAAATCAGACTACTTAATAAATAATATACCAGAAAATTTAAGAGATGAAGATAATGAGTGGTTTGCTCTTACAAAAAGAGTTAGAGCTTTTGTTGTTCCAAAAGATAGTGGTTTGGAAAACAAAATCAAGACTTATGAGGATTTAATTAAACCAGAGTTTAAAAAGATGATTATGACAAGATCTTCAAGTCACATATATAACCAATCTATGCTTGCAGCTGTTATTGCCCACCATGGAAAAGAGTATGCACTAAAATGGGCAAAGGGTGTTGTCAATAATATGAAAAGAGCTCCTAGAGGAGATGATAGATATCAAGTAAAAGCAGTTGGAAATGGGATTGGAAAGATAGGAATTGTAAATACATATTATGTGGGACAGATGACTGGCTCAAAAGATCTTTCTGAAAAAGAGGCAGTTCAAAATGTGAAAGTGATTTTCCCTGTATTTGAAAATGGTGGAACACATATCAATGTAAGTGGAGCAGGTGTTACAAAATATGCGCCACATAAAGAAAATGCTATCAAATTTATTGAGTTTTTGGCAAGTCCTGAGGCACAAGAGCTTTTTGCAAATGATAACTTTGAATATCCAGTTGTAAAAGGTATGAAAGTAAATAGTGTAGTTGCATCTTGGGGTGAATTTACTGATGACAAAATTTCAGTTAATACTTTGGGTAAATACAACGCAGATGCCGTTAAAATCTTTGATGAAGCTGGTTGGAAGTAA
- a CDS encoding ABC transporter ATP-binding protein has product MVGVSLKNFSISFSDTKILEDVSFDVIQGEIVTILGPSGCGKSTILRSIASLQDEYSGEIFINDHCLINNGQKQCHKDIGYIFQDYALFPHLNVKENIEFALYKLKAIERQKRVDKLLKQFDLVEHRNKQIHELSGGQQQRVSIARVLAYEPKVILLDEPFSNLDSILRNKTKVWLKKLIKQMGLSAILVTHDQKEALSMSDKIAIIHNRKIEQFGTPKELFESPNSLYVANFLNRINSLPNELSLSLGVDVNEESVGVVPIDKISFSQSGVKASIEDISYCGDYYEVEVLLCDYENSSIFIKTTSIDELENSSECYLTINLEDIKVVKKSI; this is encoded by the coding sequence ATGGTAGGAGTTAGCCTAAAAAATTTCTCAATCTCTTTTTCAGATACAAAGATTTTAGAAGATGTATCTTTCGATGTTATTCAAGGGGAGATTGTAACAATTTTAGGACCAAGTGGTTGTGGTAAAAGTACAATTTTAAGAAGTATCGCCTCTTTGCAAGATGAGTATAGTGGAGAGATTTTTATAAATGATCACTGCTTAATAAACAACGGACAAAAACAGTGTCACAAAGATATTGGATATATTTTTCAAGATTATGCACTTTTCCCACATCTAAATGTAAAAGAGAATATTGAGTTTGCCCTTTATAAACTAAAGGCAATAGAGAGACAAAAAAGAGTTGATAAGTTATTAAAACAGTTTGACTTAGTTGAGCATAGAAATAAACAAATCCATGAACTAAGTGGTGGACAACAACAAAGGGTATCAATAGCTAGAGTTTTGGCATATGAACCAAAAGTAATACTTCTTGATGAACCCTTTTCAAATTTGGATTCAATACTTAGAAATAAAACAAAAGTTTGGCTAAAAAAACTTATCAAGCAGATGGGACTTAGTGCTATTTTGGTTACCCACGATCAAAAAGAGGCTTTAAGTATGAGTGATAAAATTGCAATTATTCATAATAGAAAAATTGAACAATTTGGAACACCAAAAGAGCTTTTTGAATCTCCAAACTCACTTTATGTGGCAAATTTTTTAAATAGAATAAATAGCCTTCCTAATGAATTAAGTCTATCGTTGGGTGTTGATGTTAATGAAGAGAGTGTTGGGGTTGTTCCTATTGATAAAATAAGTTTCTCGCAAAGTGGAGTTAAAGCTTCTATTGAAGATATCTCATATTGCGGAGATTATTATGAAGTGGAAGTTTTATTATGTGATTATGAAAACAGTTCTATATTTATAAAAACTACTTCAATTGATGAGCTTGAAAATAGCAGTGAGTGCTATTTGACAATCAATTTAGAAGATATAAAAGTAGTAAAAAAGAGTATTTAA
- a CDS encoding lysophospholipid acyltransferase family protein, with protein sequence MKLFLVTRVVPFIMQLIVRFIYLTNKKVFHHPEVNPKEPFIVAFWHGELLMQPFNYQRLKPKGKVSAMISEHKDGEAITKTVEYLGIDSIRGSSTRGGAKALIGAIKELKAGDDIAITPDGPRGPRHSVADGIVAISQKTNARILVFNCRPTRYWQFNSWDKFIIPKPFGKLEFFIQEPLDISSYTVEEAKELIKEKMLINAMK encoded by the coding sequence ATGAAACTTTTTTTAGTTACAAGGGTTGTTCCTTTTATAATGCAACTAATTGTTAGATTTATCTATTTAACCAATAAAAAAGTTTTTCATCATCCAGAAGTTAACCCAAAAGAGCCATTTATTGTGGCTTTTTGGCATGGGGAACTTCTGATGCAACCTTTTAATTATCAAAGATTAAAGCCTAAAGGAAAAGTAAGTGCCATGATAAGTGAGCACAAAGATGGCGAAGCTATTACAAAAACAGTAGAGTATCTTGGAATTGATTCAATAAGAGGTTCAAGTACAAGAGGTGGAGCCAAAGCTTTAATTGGTGCAATAAAAGAGTTAAAAGCAGGTGATGATATTGCAATAACGCCTGATGGACCTAGAGGACCAAGACACTCAGTTGCAGATGGAATTGTAGCAATTTCACAGAAAACAAATGCTAGAATATTGGTGTTTAATTGTAGACCAACAAGATATTGGCAATTTAATTCTTGGGATAAGTTTATTATCCCTAAGCCTTTTGGAAAACTGGAGTTTTTTATTCAAGAACCACTTGATATTAGTTCTTATACAGTTGAAGAAGCAAAAGAGTTAATTAAAGAAAAGATGCTTATAAATGCAATGAAGTAA
- a CDS encoding HP0268 family nuclease encodes MELLLARTELSEKPKKVQLDKLKEDLKKDGEKIFYFDRDNSHKDMMSLVDSFEDEGFNVYFREVKYGLADEEYMYEVHAL; translated from the coding sequence ATGGAATTATTACTTGCAAGAACTGAATTAAGTGAAAAACCAAAAAAAGTTCAACTTGATAAACTTAAAGAGGATTTGAAAAAAGATGGGGAGAAAATTTTCTATTTTGATAGAGATAACTCTCATAAAGATATGATGTCTTTAGTTGACTCTTTTGAAGATGAGGGATTTAACGTATACTTTAGAGAAGTTAAATACGGACTTGCAGATGAAGAGTATATGTATGAGGTTCATGCACTATAA
- the mqnE gene encoding aminofutalosine synthase MqnE, with protein MSLLEKFENKEKYTFEEAVKLYDLELFELAQLANKIREEKHGKKTYFNINRHINPTNICKDVCQFCAYSASRKNPHQYTMSHEEIMEAVESSVKHGIKEVHVVSAHNPHTGLQWYLDIFRKIKDKHPDIHVKALTAAEIHFLCEKYNLSYEEMIQKMIENGVDSMPGGGAEIFDEQVRKRICGGKVKSDQWLEIHRLWHKAGHESNATMLFGHVESREHRIDHMLRLRKLQEETGGFNAFIPLVYQRENNYLKVKEFLTGQEILKTMAISRILLDNIENIKAYWVTSTTKLALLAQEFGANDLDGTIEKESIQSAAGAKSANGIALENFVDLIKNSGFIPVERDSVYNEIKVW; from the coding sequence AAATAAAGAAAAATATACATTTGAAGAGGCAGTAAAACTTTATGATTTGGAGCTTTTTGAACTAGCCCAGCTTGCAAATAAAATTAGAGAAGAGAAACATGGTAAAAAAACCTATTTTAATATAAATAGACATATCAATCCAACAAATATCTGTAAAGATGTATGCCAATTCTGTGCTTATAGTGCAAGTAGAAAAAATCCACACCAATATACCATGAGCCATGAAGAGATTATGGAAGCAGTTGAGAGTTCTGTAAAACATGGAATCAAAGAGGTTCATGTGGTTTCAGCACATAATCCCCACACCGGATTACAATGGTACTTGGATATTTTTAGAAAAATAAAAGACAAACATCCCGATATACATGTAAAAGCTTTGACAGCAGCAGAGATTCACTTTTTATGTGAAAAGTATAATCTAAGCTATGAAGAGATGATTCAAAAAATGATTGAAAATGGTGTTGATTCAATGCCTGGCGGTGGTGCAGAAATTTTTGATGAACAGGTTCGAAAAAGAATTTGTGGTGGAAAAGTTAAATCTGATCAATGGCTAGAGATACATAGACTTTGGCACAAAGCAGGACATGAGAGCAATGCAACAATGCTTTTTGGACATGTGGAGAGTAGAGAGCATAGAATTGACCATATGTTAAGACTAAGAAAACTTCAAGAAGAGACTGGTGGATTTAACGCTTTTATTCCTTTGGTTTATCAAAGAGAGAACAACTATTTAAAAGTAAAAGAGTTTTTAACAGGTCAAGAGATTTTAAAAACTATGGCAATCTCTAGAATTCTTTTAGATAATATTGAAAATATTAAAGCCTATTGGGTTACCTCAACAACAAAATTAGCTCTTCTTGCTCAAGAGTTTGGGGCAAATGATTTAGATGGAACAATTGAAAAAGAGTCTATTCAAAGTGCCGCAGGAGCAAAAAGTGCAAATGGTATTGCTTTGGAAAATTTTGTTGATTTAATAAAAAACTCTGGTTTTATTCCTGTTGAAAGAGACTCAGTTTATAATGAAATAAAGGTTTGGTAA